A genome region from Bufo gargarizans isolate SCDJY-AF-19 chromosome 2, ASM1485885v1, whole genome shotgun sequence includes the following:
- the LOC122926319 gene encoding ubiquitin-like protein ATG12, translating into MIQKVLQKFQTEKFDVLLKAVGDTPIMKSKKWTIERTRTVQGLMDFIKKYLKLDASEQMFIYINQSFAPSPDQEVGILYECFGSDGKLVLHYCKSQAWG; encoded by the exons ATGATTCAGAAGGTCCTGCAGAAGTTCCAGACCGAGAAAT TTGATGTCCTGCTGAAGGCCGTTGGGGATACCCCAATAATGAAGAGTAAGAAGTGGACTATAGAGAGGACTCGGACGGTGCAAGGTCTTATGGACTTCATCAAGAAGTACCTGAAGCTGGACGCATCGGAACAGATG TTTATCTATATCAATCAGTCGTTTGCTCCATCACCGGACCAAGAAGTAGGAATTTTATACGAG TGCTTTGGCAGCGACGGAAAGCTCGTTTTACATTACTGTAAATCACAAGCTTGGGGCTGA